The Hymenobacter oligotrophus genome has a window encoding:
- a CDS encoding M61 family metallopeptidase encodes MLLLPCCYEKHAALRLAGRAAPGRALGPGSKELTYTVDIDPKVSTNEFRVRLQLPKLKKDQAVYQFASTAPGTYQVMDMGRFVSNFQAFDGKGKPLGAKQVSKTSGNWSAPTKRAKSATPLPKPGTPR; translated from the coding sequence TTGCTGCTATTACCTTGCTGCTATGAAAAACACGCTGCGCTACGGCTTGCTGGCCGGGCTGCTCCTGGCCGGGCTCTCGGCCCAGGCTCAAAAGAGCTGACGTACACCGTCGACATCGACCCCAAGGTTTCGACCAACGAGTTTCGGGTGCGGCTGCAACTGCCCAAGCTCAAGAAAGACCAAGCCGTTTACCAGTTTGCCTCCACGGCGCCCGGCACCTACCAGGTAATGGATATGGGCCGCTTCGTGAGCAATTTTCAGGCCTTCGACGGCAAGGGCAAGCCCCTAGGTGCCAAGCAGGTTTCGAAAACCAGTGGCAACTGGAGCGCCCCGACAAAACGCGCGAAATCCGCTACACCATTGCCGAAACCTGGGACACCCCGGTGA
- a CDS encoding M61 family metallopeptidase, giving the protein MCGSSLEADHALLNGQTVFGYPQGMQGNPLRIKLNYPADWKVGTALVPDAQGYYRTKSYDHAVDSPILLGPPYAGQHQARRRGSGVVHVLQNRRGAGRAAAGLHAKNAERGAGLFGGAAR; this is encoded by the coding sequence ATGTGCGGCTCGTCGCTGGAGGCCGACCACGCCCTGCTTAACGGGCAAACGGTATTCGGCTACCCGCAGGGCATGCAGGGCAACCCGTTGCGCATTAAGCTGAACTACCCCGCCGATTGGAAAGTGGGCACGGCCCTGGTGCCCGATGCGCAGGGCTATTACCGCACCAAGAGCTACGACCACGCCGTGGATTCGCCGATTTTGCTGGGGCCGCCTTACGCAGGCCAGCACCAAGCTCGGCGACGCGGAAGTGGCGTTGTACACGTACTCCAAAACCGACGTGGTGCAGGCCGAGCCGCTGCTGGGCTACATGCAAAAAATGCTGAACGCGGCGCAGGCCTTTTTGGTGGAGCTGCCCGTTAA
- a CDS encoding M61 family metallopeptidase gives MAAHEFFHIVTPLNIHSEIIERFNFVQPTGSQHLWLYEGTTEWAAHMMQLRGGLITLDEYLATLRNKVGYSQERADTTYSLKRLGLNSFSDEGQQQYGNIYQRGALTASLLDLRLLELSGGKRGLREVLLELASNTARASP, from the coding sequence ATGGCCGCGCACGAGTTCTTCCACATCGTAACGCCGCTCAACATCCACTCCGAAATCATCGAGCGGTTCAACTTTGTGCAGCCCACCGGCTCGCAGCACCTGTGGCTGTACGAGGGCACCACCGAGTGGGCCGCCCACATGATGCAGCTGCGCGGCGGCCTGATTACGCTGGATGAGTACCTGGCCACGCTGCGCAACAAAGTGGGCTACAGCCAGGAGCGCGCCGACACCACGTACTCGCTCAAGCGCCTAGGTCTGAACTCGTTTTCCGACGAAGGGCAGCAGCAGTACGGCAACATTTACCAGCGCGGCGCCCTCACGGCTTCCCTGCTCGATTTGCGCCTGCTGGAGCTTTCGGGCGGCAAGCGCGGGCTGCGCGAGGTGCTGCTGGAGCTGGCAAGCAATACGGCCCGAGCAAGCCCGTGA
- a CDS encoding alpha,alpha-trehalase: MLRYCWNAQANWFTDYDLAAQQPAAIRTLAGVFPLFVRIATPRQARAVAAGLQRDFLKDGGLLTTLNSSGEQWDAPNGWAPLQYVAIEGLDHYRQRELARTIATRWVALNVRVFGQTGKLLEKYNVVNTNLEAGGGEYPTQDGFGWTNGVLLTLMNRYRLPEPRP; encoded by the coding sequence TTGCTCCGCTACTGCTGGAACGCGCAAGCCAACTGGTTTACCGATTACGACCTGGCGGCGCAGCAACCCGCCGCTATTCGCACCTTGGCGGGCGTGTTCCCGCTGTTCGTGCGGATAGCCACGCCCAGGCAAGCCCGCGCCGTAGCCGCCGGCCTGCAGCGCGACTTTCTGAAAGACGGCGGCCTGCTCACCACGCTCAACAGCAGCGGCGAGCAGTGGGATGCCCCCAACGGCTGGGCCCCGCTGCAGTACGTGGCCATCGAGGGCCTCGATCACTACCGGCAGCGCGAGTTGGCGCGCACCATTGCCACGCGCTGGGTTGCCCTGAACGTGCGCGTGTTCGGGCAAACTGGCAAACTGCTCGAGAAGTACAACGTGGTGAACACCAACCTCGAGGCCGGCGGCGGCGAGTACCCCACGCAAGACGGCTTCGGGTGGACCAACGGCGTGCTCCTGACGCTGATGAACCGCTACCGGCTGCCCGAGCCACGGCCCTAG